The DNA segment CCATTGTCCATTGTCCATTGTCCATTGTCCCATGTCTCATGTCCCATTGTCCCATTGTCCCATTGTCCCACCATCCcactgtccccttgtccccttgtccccttgtctccctgtcccctgtccccgtgtccctgcccagcctggcctggcagtgccagcccccggggcagccccaGTGGCTCTGGGTGCCGGTGcccggccccagccctgccgggggaATTCCTGCCCCGTGTCCCGTGGAACGCTGCTCCCGTGCCGGTCACAGCCCTGCCGGGGGAATTCCTGCCCCGTGTCCCGTGGAACGCTGCTCCCGTGCCGGTCACAGCCGTGGctgcccttcctctgccctgcAGGAGCCCGGCAGCCCCCTCGAGCCCCTCGCTGGCAGAAGCTGGGCAGTGGCTCTGGAATCAAGGCTGCTCATTAGGGGCACATTGGGAGcctcctggagccagctggccGGGAGGGCAGGGACCGGGCTCCAGGACAGCTCTGGAAAAGCCCCGATTAGCCTAAGAGCCAAATCCTCTCTGCCCATTAGGCCACCTGGGCCGTGCCCGTGCCAGGGCCGTGCCCACCCAGCCCGGCTGCACTGCCCAGGATTCCCAGCAAGGAGATTCCCAGGGATCCCAGCAAAccagctgccccagcctctGCTCGAATTCCTGCCCCGAGCTCGGATCAGCCActgctggcagccctgcagacacggCCAGGCCTCCTCACTGTCACTCTGCTAATTAGCTGCGTTTCACACTTAATAACGGAGAACAGTTCCGTGGCAGTTTTATGGAGAAAAAAcaagaggagcaaaagccatTATAATTTCAGGAAAAGTCCCTGGAGAAGTGAAATGGTAATTCACAAATCCAGCTCTGATCTATTAGCAGATCCTGCTCTGGAGACTAAATTAGGGAGGATGATTGGCTTGGGTGATACTCTTCATTATTTGAATGTCTATAAAGAATAgttattaaatacattttcttttaagaacTTTGAGATGCAGCCACATTTCCTCGCTATTTCCAAGCGTCTGAAGCCTAGACCACGCTGCATTTGTCACTGCAAACACCCTGGAAAATCCTATTTTAATGCAAAACATCTTTTGAAGACACGCTTAGCAGGCAGAGAGAACAGCAACACGTTTGAAACCACGCTGGGCTTTGAAACCACGCTGGGGGCTTGGTCAGTGGAACGTGCAGAGGGGGATGTGAGCCTCTGGAGAGGAGCTCCCAGGGGCAGAGATGGGctcacagggcagggatgggctcacagggcagggatgggctcagagggcagggatgggctcaGAGCGGGCAGAGATGggctcagagggcagggatgggctcacagggcagggatgggctcagagggcagggatgggctcagagggcagggatgggctcagagggcagggatgggctcacagggcagggatgggctcacagggcagggatgggctcaCAGGGGCAAGGTAGAAATGCCCACCTCTCCTGGGCAATCCCCACCCAGCAGCGCTCCTCTcccctggggctcagcctcTGGTGCCAGTGGGCATGGCTGGTATGTGCCCCAGTGTtactttattcttttaaaagttttaaagttcctTTCAATGTTTTCTATACCTTCTGacaatgtttacatatttctactggagttctcacgcACGGTTcgtgtaaataatgattgttttgcattcttctctGTGGGAGGAGAAAATTAATAAACTGTTGGTTCGAGCAGTGTGGTTGTGACAATtccaccctccaatccactgtctcTTTCAGAATTCTGTATATTacaaggtcagaaataaaacttccttCTACTCTTGAATCTGTGAGTTCTTTCGTGTCGCAGTGGGACAGCCCGGGGCTgaggccaggctgctgcaggaaaagctgcttcTCTCTGGAGAACTCCTTCTCTTTGCTGACCCTctggaaaggagcagggaggtAACAAccaggagaggaaaacaaaacgCTTTACCAGCAGCCGTTCAGCACTGAGGAACCAGAGCTGCTCGggttcctgcagcagggctcagctgcccgcTCCTCTCCTTGTATGGGCACAAGCAGCGCCTGCCCTGGGCCTATATTTAATttgcagaggagaaaaagaattcTGCCTGCACGCCTCCCTGCCTCGGGCAGCCACAACAGGAGTAGAGCTGGAGTTTAACAAAGGAAGAATCCCCTGCTCGGTGTTTAACAAAGGAAGAATCCCCTGCTCAGTGTTTAATGAAAAAGAACCCCCTGCTCgcacagcagccagggcagcaggtCTGGCAGCACACGGGGCTGggcagtggcagtgccaggctctgcacagctgggcactcccctggcacctctggggctgtgctctggcagcagcttctccccagagccctgtcccctgtcccctgtccctctgtcccctgtccctctgtcccctgtccctgtccccctgtccctctgtcccctgtccctctgtcccctgtcccctgtccctgtccctctgtccccctctccccctgtcccctgtccccctgtcccctgtccctctgtcccctctccccctgtccccctgtccccctgtcccctgtccctctgtcccctctccccctgtcccctgtccctctgtcccctgtccccctgtccccctgtcccctgtcccctgtcccctgtccccctgtccctgtccctctgtccccctgtccctgtccccctgtccccctgtccccctgtccccctgtcccctgtcccctttccccctgtcccctttccccctgtcccctgtcccctgtccccctgtccccctgtccccctgtcccctgtcccctgtccccgtccctgctggaggggcaggatgcttgggggcaggaaggagccctgcaggctcagggtggagcagcctggcagggagctgtgctggggtttACAGCTCTCCTGGAATGGGAACAGCGGGGAAATCCCtgcagggagagaagagagCCAGGGTGCCCACAGCAGTGACGCCGATCCCACTTTATTGGAAACTCTCGGAGAGCCAGACACGGAAGAACTCGGTTCTGCCAAAGGGATTTGTACAACAGGGAACACAGCAGGGAATGGGGGAATGAACTTCGAATCCGGCTGAAAATCagcaataagaaaataaacttcagcAACATTGTACCTGGAACAATCCACAGAGtcaaggggaggggagaggggcaaACCCACCGAGACCCCCGGGTCACAAACCCCCATGGGGAGCCTTGTGCCCCACTGGTTTGACTGGCAGGCGAGGGAGAGATGCTGGGAAGCACCAGGGATAAGAGTTCAAGgggaaaccccccaaaattgggggTTTGCCCCACACTCAGCAATTGTTCAAGTCTCATAAATTCAAACATTTCTTCCAATTTAAATAACAAGTGCTTCAGGTACAAGGCTTGGGACGCCTGGTTTGTAACCCAGTTTGCAGTGCACACAAGCAGGAATAGATTTCTTTAAcaaaactatatatatatatatatatatatttgcacactcatacacacacatgcacaccgTGGATTTTGGATTTTGTGCTGCACCATTGAGCTGGAGATGATGGAAGGGGCctggcaccaggagctgctcaccCGTGGCACCACTCGCCCTAAAGCTGCGAAAGATCTGCATCATTTCTGTCACCATTGGTCCCCCAAGGTCTCCccggctggggctgccccagctgctgctcggGCAGCTCCTGAAGCCGCAGCTCTCCCGAGGGTTCCACGTGGAGCCCGCAGCGCGTTCCGCAGGCTCGTCCCTGTGCGGGAGAGCTCGGGGTGCCCGGCAGCGGCCAGCCCAGGGCGGGGGTGGCGGCgtgggcagagccaggctcaCACCCACACGGCCGTGTTGATGTCAAACCCCGCCTGGCCGCAGCCTCTGCCATCCGTGACGTTCCTGGTGCCCGTTCTGGGGCGCTCAGCGCGGCTCTCTGCCCGCGGGCACCTCTCCGCTttgctgggatggccctgcagGTTCCCGTGGAGGGGCAAGTAAAACGTCCCCTTGAGTTTGTTGATCTTTTTGGACCTCTTGGAAATCTCGGGCTGCTGGTCCTCGGGAGGGAGCCAGCACGGCTTCTCCTTGAGCAGGCGGTCGCGGTCCGGCCGGACGCTCCTCAGGAACTTCTTGAAGATGTTGGCGGTGAGGGAGAActtcctgcagagctcctgggacCTGCTGGCCGACAGGGACGCCTCGCTCTTCTCCCCcttcttctccagctcgggcAGGTCCAGCCAGTTCCCCACCAAGTCCGCAAAGATGTTGTCCCCCAGCACCAGCGGCTGCCGGGTCCTGCTCTGGGACATCAGGGACGACGTCCAGTCGTGGCCGTCGTCGCAGCCCGGGCACTCGTGGCACAGCGGCCGGACTGCGGCCGTGCCCGGGCGGCCGGGCTCTGCTCTCGGGGGCAGGCCGAGCTCCCTGCTGCCGGACACGGGGCAAGGTGGCCCCGGGGGCCACGGGCCCCgcgaggagcaggaggtgtcCCGAGGGCCCTGCAAGGAGCAGGGGGTGTCCGGAGGGTGGCTGCTCCCCGGGCTGGCAGCGGGCTGGCACACGCTGGCCGGCTGTGGCACGGGACACTCCGGGCATGGGGGGCAGCAGCCCCGGTCCTGCCCGggccccgcgctgccccggctGCAGCGGCGCTGctccgcggggctgcggcgccCCGAGATGTCCAAGTGCTCCAGCGCCGtctgcacctgcagcagcttcagctcctgcagggcgCCCATCATGCAGTTCATCTGCTCGTGCAGCCCGTCGCCCACCTCCTTCATGGAGAGCTGCCGAGGGAAGAGCACAGCGGT comes from the Lonchura striata isolate bLonStr1 chromosome 30, bLonStr1.mat, whole genome shotgun sequence genome and includes:
- the INKA2 gene encoding PAK4-inhibitor INKA2, with amino-acid sequence MEQHLRRLRQELLSMKEVGDGLHEQMNCMMGALQELKLLQVQTALEHLDISGRRSPAEQRRCSRGSAGPGQDRGCCPPCPECPVPQPASVCQPAASPGSSHPPDTPCSLQGPRDTSCSSRGPWPPGPPCPVSGSRELGLPPRAEPGRPGTAAVRPLCHECPGCDDGHDWTSSLMSQSRTRQPLVLGDNIFADLVGNWLDLPELEKKGEKSEASLSASRSQELCRKFSLTANIFKKFLRSVRPDRDRLLKEKPCWLPPEDQQPEISKRSKKINKLKGTFYLPLHGNLQGHPSKAERCPRAESRAERPRTGTRNVTDGRGCGQAGFDINTAVWV